The Corynebacterium pseudopelargi genome contains a region encoding:
- a CDS encoding TetR family transcriptional regulator has protein sequence MATAASFYKQQAHWHPVAYIGAVPAKITTTATSSLLHWQKPHEALSLLANVDGVQLSKASIISMSIEILDSYGLADMTMRRVSSQLGVAPGALYWHFKNKQALIDATARHLLAQWSATSFHSLESACVELRRAMLAHRDGAELISAAVSDADLRQDIEQVLAQAIGGSQAALGASTALHFVLGSTVIAQAEHQAAQATAGQSVHSTDGKAGEPGAAAPDVCEADSLHFLQGVHLIDSGLRALESDA, from the coding sequence ATGGCAACCGCTGCGTCTTTTTATAAGCAGCAAGCTCATTGGCATCCTGTGGCCTATATCGGCGCTGTGCCCGCAAAGATTACCACCACGGCCACTTCGAGCCTGTTGCATTGGCAGAAGCCCCACGAGGCGTTATCGCTGTTGGCTAATGTAGACGGTGTGCAATTAAGCAAGGCCTCAATTATTTCCATGAGCATCGAAATCCTCGATAGCTACGGGCTCGCCGATATGACGATGCGGCGAGTCTCTTCGCAATTGGGCGTGGCTCCTGGCGCCTTGTACTGGCATTTCAAAAACAAGCAGGCGCTGATCGACGCCACCGCTCGCCACCTCCTCGCCCAGTGGAGTGCGACCTCGTTTCACTCTTTGGAATCAGCTTGTGTGGAGCTGCGCCGGGCCATGCTGGCGCATCGCGATGGTGCTGAATTGATTAGTGCTGCTGTAAGCGATGCTGATTTACGTCAAGACATCGAACAGGTCCTCGCCCAGGCCATCGGTGGTTCTCAGGCAGCGTTGGGTGCAAGTACGGCCTTGCACTTTGTGCTCGGTTCCACGGTGATTGCGCAGGCAGAACACCAAGCGGCGCAGGCTACGGCTGGCCAAAGTGTTCATTCCACTGATGGAAAAGCTGGCGAACCTGGCGCAGCAGCACCGGATGTTTGCGAGGCTGATTCGCTTCACTTCCTTCAAGGTGTGCACTTGATTGATTCCGGACTACGCGCGCTAGAGTCTGATGCATGA
- the hisD gene encoding histidinol dehydrogenase, giving the protein MLNRIDLRGKAIDKRSLRQALPRGGTDVQSVLATVEPIVQAVKEGGAAAALDYGEQFDHCRPESIVVPQQRIQEAVAALEPKVRAALEASIARVRAVHAAQLPAEHTTTLAEGAEVTERFIPVERVGLYVPGGNAVYPSSVIMNVVPAQEAGVKSLVVASPAQAQFDGLPHPTILAACGLLGVEEVWATGGAQAVALMAYGDEDLEPVDMITGPGNIFVTAAKRLVRGVVGIDSEAGPTEIAILADDSADPVWVAYDMISQAEHDVMAASVLITDSEQLANAVDQAISERYQVTRNADRVAQALEGEQSGIVLVSDLDAAIAVANAYAAEHLEIHTEHARDVARRIHHAGAVFVGGFSPVPLGDYSAGSNHVLPTSGSARFSSGLSTHTFLRAVNEIHYDEAALKEIAEHVVNFADAEDLPAHGEAIRCRFEQLGTS; this is encoded by the coding sequence ATGCTCAATCGAATCGACTTGCGGGGCAAAGCCATTGACAAACGCAGCCTACGACAGGCCCTGCCGCGCGGAGGCACCGACGTGCAATCCGTACTTGCGACGGTAGAGCCAATCGTGCAGGCCGTAAAAGAAGGTGGAGCAGCCGCCGCCCTAGACTACGGCGAGCAATTCGATCACTGCCGCCCCGAGTCAATCGTGGTGCCACAACAACGCATCCAAGAAGCAGTAGCAGCGCTCGAGCCGAAGGTACGAGCAGCACTCGAGGCATCCATTGCGCGCGTGCGCGCCGTACACGCCGCACAACTTCCAGCCGAGCACACCACCACCTTGGCCGAAGGTGCAGAAGTAACCGAACGCTTCATTCCTGTTGAACGCGTAGGCCTCTACGTACCAGGTGGCAACGCCGTGTACCCGTCATCGGTGATTATGAACGTGGTGCCAGCCCAAGAAGCCGGCGTGAAATCCCTGGTGGTGGCCTCACCGGCACAAGCACAATTCGACGGCCTACCGCACCCCACCATCCTGGCAGCCTGCGGGCTGTTGGGCGTAGAAGAGGTGTGGGCTACCGGTGGTGCCCAAGCAGTAGCGCTGATGGCCTACGGCGATGAGGACCTCGAACCAGTCGATATGATCACCGGCCCAGGCAATATCTTTGTCACCGCAGCCAAGCGCCTGGTCCGCGGTGTAGTAGGCATCGACTCAGAAGCAGGCCCTACCGAAATTGCCATTCTTGCCGACGACTCCGCCGACCCGGTGTGGGTGGCATACGACATGATCAGTCAGGCAGAACACGACGTGATGGCAGCCTCAGTGCTGATCACCGACTCCGAACAACTTGCTAACGCCGTAGACCAAGCCATCAGTGAGCGCTATCAAGTCACCCGCAATGCTGATCGAGTAGCCCAAGCACTCGAAGGCGAACAGTCCGGCATCGTGTTAGTCAGCGACCTCGACGCAGCCATTGCCGTGGCCAATGCCTATGCCGCAGAACACCTAGAAATCCACACCGAGCACGCCCGCGATGTCGCCCGCCGTATCCACCATGCGGGCGCGGTATTCGTCGGAGGCTTTAGCCCCGTGCCCTTGGGTGATTACTCCGCAGGCTCGAACCACGTGCTGCCCACTTCCGGCAGCGCACGCTTTAGCTCCGGGCTTTCCACCCACACCTTCTTAAGGGCAGTCAACGAGATCCACTACGACGAAGCAGCCCTGAAAGAGATTGCCGAGCACGTAGTGAACTTCGCCGACGCCGAGGATCTTCCCGCCCACGGAGAAGCAATCCGCTGCCGCTTCGAGCAGCTAGGCACCTCCTAG
- a CDS encoding histidinol-phosphate transaminase, translating to MSTLNLNDLPIREELRGEQAYGAPQLRVNVRLNTNENPYPPSDALVEEIAHEVALASKELNRYPERDAVELRKALAGYISEQTGVQVGYEQLWAANGSNEVLQQLLQAFGGPGRSALGFTPSYSMHPILSKSTQTEFIACPRAKDFRIDIDAALAAIATHQPNVIFITTPNNPTGDVTSLEDIATIIEAAPGIVIVDEAYAEFSDTPSAVTLIERFPAKLVVSRTMSKAFDFAGGRLGYFVADPAFVQAVMLVRLPYHLSSLAQITAIVALRHSEETLGTVALLAKERERVAAALESMGYQVVPSESNFIFFGSFEDQHKAWEAFLDQGVLIRDVGVEGYLRVTIGLVEENDAFINAARAIMEATQH from the coding sequence GTGTCCACACTGAATTTGAATGACCTGCCCATACGCGAAGAACTTCGCGGCGAACAAGCCTATGGCGCACCACAACTGCGGGTGAACGTTCGCCTGAATACGAACGAAAACCCATACCCGCCCTCAGATGCCTTAGTAGAAGAAATCGCACACGAAGTAGCACTGGCCTCCAAAGAGCTCAACCGCTACCCAGAACGCGACGCGGTGGAATTACGCAAGGCACTGGCTGGCTACATCAGCGAACAAACCGGTGTGCAGGTAGGTTACGAGCAGCTCTGGGCTGCCAATGGCTCCAATGAGGTGCTCCAGCAACTCCTCCAAGCCTTCGGCGGCCCAGGAAGAAGCGCGCTCGGTTTTACCCCGAGCTACTCCATGCACCCGATTTTGAGCAAGAGCACCCAAACGGAGTTCATTGCCTGCCCACGCGCTAAGGATTTCCGCATCGATATCGATGCAGCCTTAGCAGCGATTGCCACGCACCAGCCCAACGTCATTTTTATTACCACCCCAAATAACCCGACCGGTGATGTCACCAGCCTTGAAGATATCGCCACCATCATTGAGGCCGCGCCGGGCATCGTGATCGTTGATGAGGCCTATGCGGAATTTTCAGATACCCCATCGGCAGTCACACTGATCGAGCGTTTCCCCGCGAAGCTCGTAGTATCTCGAACGATGAGCAAAGCCTTCGACTTTGCCGGCGGCAGGCTTGGCTATTTTGTGGCCGATCCTGCGTTTGTTCAGGCAGTGATGCTGGTGCGCTTGCCCTATCACCTTTCTTCTCTAGCGCAGATCACCGCGATTGTGGCGCTGCGTCACAGCGAAGAAACGCTCGGCACCGTGGCCTTATTGGCCAAGGAGCGCGAACGAGTCGCGGCAGCACTCGAATCCATGGGCTACCAAGTAGTACCGAGCGAATCCAACTTCATCTTCTTCGGCTCATTCGAAGATCAGCACAAAGCCTGGGAAGCATTCCTTGACCAAGGGGTGCTTATTCGAGACGTAGGTGTTGAAGGCTATCTGCGAGTGACCATCGGATTGGTAGAAGAAAACGATGCATTCATCAACGCCGCCCGTGCGATCATGGAAGCAACCCAGCACTAG
- the hisB gene encoding imidazoleglycerol-phosphate dehydratase HisB, which translates to MTRTATVTRTTSESDITVSINLDGTGQVSVDTGVPFFDHMLTAFGVHGAFDLDVQAKGDTHIDAHHTVEDTAIVLGQAIAQAVGDKQGIRRFGSFDLPMDEALCQAVVDFSGRPYFVMRGEPEAMVHTVIGGHYATVINEHFFESLALNAKITLHVLCHYGRDPHHITEAEFKAVARAIREAVGPDGRLEGIPSTKGAL; encoded by the coding sequence ATGACGCGCACTGCCACCGTCACACGCACCACTAGCGAATCCGATATCACTGTCAGCATCAACCTCGACGGCACTGGCCAAGTCTCAGTAGACACCGGGGTGCCATTTTTCGACCACATGCTCACCGCATTCGGCGTGCACGGAGCCTTTGACCTTGATGTCCAAGCCAAAGGCGATACCCACATTGATGCCCACCACACCGTGGAAGACACCGCCATTGTGCTCGGCCAAGCAATTGCCCAGGCGGTAGGGGATAAGCAGGGAATTCGCCGCTTCGGCTCCTTTGATCTGCCCATGGATGAAGCGTTGTGCCAGGCAGTGGTGGACTTTTCCGGGCGCCCCTATTTTGTGATGCGCGGTGAACCAGAGGCAATGGTGCACACGGTCATTGGTGGGCACTACGCCACGGTGATCAACGAGCACTTCTTTGAGTCGCTCGCACTGAACGCGAAGATCACCTTGCATGTGCTGTGCCACTATGGCCGCGATCCGCACCACATCACCGAAGCGGAATTTAAGGCCGTGGCCCGAGCGATCCGCGAGGCAGTAGGTCCTGATGGGCGCCTTGAAGGCATTCCTTCCACCAAGGGAGCACTCTGA
- a CDS encoding MFS transporter has protein sequence MLPVIPLAVISHGGTDTLAGLATGVFMAVTVATQLITNRLVQRFGFRPVMLVAALLLGLPALWHMFSFAAPSVLIVAGLRGVGFGALCVAQYALVGQLVPAGMLGKASGLIGVFVGASQMVFLPVGLWLLDAGVSMNIVLLLAAAVALLAAVMCIWIPSVEPERPEPWSPEHDPAVKKVSLRRRVTMRVVRRPRRKGMKVTIAPAIALASVSMGYGAVSSFLPASVREADPVSGASIAGMMLSIVGLAQLVSRYISGSIADRQNKAGLGMLPGLAMSSVGMAGMCAVIAWSLPLWLLIMAAVCFGAGFGLVQNDALLEMFLRVPRERLGSASTVWNASFDTGTGIGAITLGIVAASHGYTGAFLCGAMLVVLGITAEVIDRVRRSRALAKLSAGEREALR, from the coding sequence CTGCTTCCCGTGATTCCGCTTGCGGTGATTTCCCACGGCGGCACGGATACCTTGGCGGGTTTGGCCACCGGCGTGTTCATGGCCGTGACGGTGGCAACGCAGTTGATCACGAATCGTCTGGTGCAGCGCTTCGGTTTTCGCCCCGTAATGCTCGTTGCCGCCTTGCTGCTTGGTTTGCCCGCGCTATGGCACATGTTCAGCTTCGCCGCGCCTTCTGTGTTGATCGTTGCAGGGTTAAGGGGCGTCGGTTTCGGCGCATTGTGCGTGGCGCAGTATGCCCTGGTTGGCCAATTGGTTCCCGCTGGCATGTTGGGCAAGGCCTCCGGTTTGATTGGCGTGTTTGTCGGAGCTTCTCAGATGGTGTTCTTGCCGGTGGGGCTTTGGCTTCTCGACGCTGGCGTATCCATGAACATCGTGTTGCTCTTAGCCGCCGCGGTGGCTTTGTTGGCAGCAGTAATGTGCATCTGGATTCCCTCGGTAGAACCGGAGCGGCCTGAACCGTGGTCGCCTGAGCACGACCCCGCGGTGAAGAAAGTCTCCTTGCGCCGCAGGGTGACCATGCGTGTGGTGCGCAGGCCAAGGCGCAAAGGTATGAAAGTAACTATTGCCCCTGCGATTGCTTTGGCCAGCGTTTCTATGGGCTATGGTGCCGTATCAAGTTTCTTGCCGGCCTCGGTGCGCGAGGCTGATCCCGTCAGCGGTGCCTCCATTGCTGGCATGATGCTCTCGATTGTCGGTTTGGCGCAGCTTGTATCGCGCTATATCTCTGGCTCGATTGCGGATCGCCAGAACAAAGCAGGCCTTGGAATGCTGCCTGGCCTGGCGATGTCTTCTGTGGGCATGGCTGGCATGTGCGCGGTTATTGCCTGGAGCCTGCCATTGTGGCTGTTAATCATGGCCGCTGTCTGTTTTGGTGCAGGTTTCGGGCTCGTACAAAACGATGCACTGCTAGAAATGTTCCTGCGCGTGCCGCGCGAGCGTCTAGGTTCTGCCTCCACGGTGTGGAATGCATCCTTTGATACCGGCACCGGCATCGGCGCTATCACCTTAGGCATCGTTGCCGCATCGCATGGCTATACGGGCGCCTTCTTGTGCGGAGCGATGCTGGTGGTGCTGGGTATTACGGCCGAAGTTATTGACCGTGTGCGCAGAAGTAGGGCACTGGCCAAGCTCAGCGCCGGCGAACGCGAAGCCCTCCGGTAG
- the hisH gene encoding imidazole glycerol phosphate synthase subunit HisH, translated as MKTVALLDYGSGNLRSAQRALERVGAEVEVTNDPDVVLSADGLLVPGVGAYAACMQGLREVYGDRMIGQRLAGGRPVMGICVGMQILFDQGVEHGVQAKGTGEWPGVVERLEASVLPHMGWNTVDVAEGSEMFRGIEHERMYFVHSYGVRDWVFEGDDLTTPPMVSWARHEQDRFVAAVENGPLWATQFHPEKSGDAGAELLKNWVRTL; from the coding sequence ATGAAAACTGTGGCGCTGCTTGATTATGGCTCCGGCAATCTGCGTTCGGCTCAACGAGCCCTTGAGCGTGTGGGCGCAGAGGTCGAAGTAACGAATGACCCAGACGTGGTGCTCTCAGCCGATGGTTTGCTCGTGCCAGGCGTTGGCGCTTATGCCGCGTGCATGCAGGGGCTTCGAGAGGTCTACGGCGACCGCATGATCGGCCAACGCCTCGCCGGTGGGCGTCCGGTGATGGGGATTTGTGTTGGCATGCAGATCCTTTTTGATCAAGGCGTTGAGCACGGTGTGCAAGCCAAGGGCACTGGTGAATGGCCGGGTGTGGTCGAACGCCTTGAAGCCTCCGTGCTGCCGCACATGGGCTGGAATACCGTTGATGTGGCCGAAGGCAGTGAGATGTTCCGCGGCATTGAACATGAGCGGATGTATTTCGTTCACTCCTATGGGGTGCGCGATTGGGTGTTCGAAGGCGATGACCTCACCACCCCTCCGATGGTGAGTTGGGCACGCCATGAACAGGATCGTTTTGTGGCCGCGGTAGAAAATGGTCCGCTGTGGGCCACGCAGTTCCACCCTGAAAAATCCGGTGATGCCGGCGCGGAGTTGCTAAAGAACTGGGTGCGCACCCTCTAG
- the priA gene encoding bifunctional 1-(5-phosphoribosyl)-5-((5-phosphoribosylamino)methylideneamino)imidazole-4-carboxamide isomerase/phosphoribosylanthranilate isomerase PriA codes for MTFTLLPAVDVVNGQAVRLNQGEAGTEQSYGSPLESALRWQEAGARWLHFVDLDAAFGRGSNHEMMAQVVEKLDLQVELTGGIRDDASLQRALDTGAQRVNIGTAALEQPEWIADVLAKYGDKVAVDLAVKLIDGQWRTRGKGWVSDGGDLWEVLERLDAAGCQRFVVTDVSKDGMMSGPNVDLLRDVAAATDAKIVASGGISTLDDVLELAKYEEEGIDSAIIGKALYEGTIDLREALQAL; via the coding sequence ATGACCTTTACGCTTCTTCCCGCAGTCGATGTGGTTAATGGCCAAGCCGTGCGCCTGAATCAAGGTGAGGCAGGCACCGAGCAATCCTATGGCAGCCCCCTTGAGTCGGCGCTTCGCTGGCAGGAGGCCGGGGCGCGCTGGCTTCACTTTGTGGATTTGGATGCCGCTTTTGGCCGTGGATCGAATCACGAAATGATGGCGCAGGTCGTCGAAAAGCTGGATTTGCAGGTGGAATTAACCGGCGGCATTCGTGATGATGCAAGTTTGCAGCGCGCGCTCGATACCGGCGCCCAGCGCGTCAACATTGGCACCGCGGCCCTAGAGCAGCCCGAGTGGATCGCCGATGTGCTGGCGAAATATGGCGACAAAGTTGCAGTGGATCTGGCTGTGAAGCTTATCGACGGCCAGTGGCGCACCCGTGGCAAAGGGTGGGTCAGCGATGGCGGCGATCTTTGGGAGGTACTCGAAAGACTCGACGCCGCAGGCTGCCAGCGTTTCGTGGTAACCGACGTATCCAAAGACGGCATGATGAGCGGGCCAAATGTGGATCTGCTTCGCGATGTCGCTGCCGCCACGGACGCAAAGATCGTGGCCTCAGGTGGTATCAGCACTCTTGATGATGTGCTCGAACTTGCCAAGTACGAAGAAGAAGGCATCGATTCGGCCATCATTGGCAAAGCCCTATATGAAGGCACGATTGATTTGCGTGAGGCACTCCAAGCCCTATGA
- a CDS encoding inositol monophosphatase family protein, giving the protein MSDYAELLHIATGCVEEAAELFRSGVGAGPALDKGRGDFATEVDLAIETLLRQTLKQRTGIDVVGEELGGDTSNTMWVVDPIDGTSNYSAGNPMSAILLALVADGQPRVAITAMPLTGQHFATCEGMPLEHSAHGLGQGHVGFSTITSKTSSPVPQAMRLNMLGDLACTRYRPRITGSVGVDLAYAAAGVFAAGVSLSPNIWDNAAGVALGRAANCTVTDIWGNPWELGAVGAVIGEPEAHRTIMKIMRSRMDKEAEWLSQSE; this is encoded by the coding sequence ATGAGTGATTACGCTGAGCTGCTGCACATAGCCACAGGCTGTGTGGAAGAAGCCGCCGAGCTTTTTCGCTCAGGGGTAGGCGCAGGGCCTGCACTGGATAAAGGCCGCGGCGATTTTGCCACCGAAGTTGACCTGGCAATTGAAACGCTGCTGCGCCAAACCTTGAAGCAGCGCACCGGCATCGATGTGGTAGGCGAGGAGCTTGGCGGCGATACCTCAAACACCATGTGGGTGGTGGACCCCATCGACGGCACCTCCAATTACTCTGCCGGCAACCCCATGTCTGCCATTTTGCTTGCCCTGGTAGCCGATGGGCAGCCGCGCGTAGCCATCACGGCCATGCCGTTGACGGGGCAACACTTCGCCACCTGCGAGGGCATGCCGCTTGAACATAGTGCGCACGGCCTAGGTCAAGGCCATGTTGGCTTTTCTACGATCACCAGCAAGACGAGCTCGCCGGTGCCGCAGGCCATGCGCTTGAATATGCTTGGCGACTTAGCCTGCACCCGCTATCGGCCAAGGATCACTGGATCGGTGGGCGTCGATTTGGCCTATGCCGCAGCAGGGGTGTTTGCCGCGGGTGTCTCTTTAAGCCCTAATATTTGGGACAATGCCGCCGGTGTTGCCCTGGGCAGAGCCGCGAACTGCACCGTGACGGATATCTGGGGTAATCCCTGGGAATTAGGGGCTGTTGGCGCCGTTATTGGTGAACCAGAAGCCCATCGCACCATTATGAAGATCATGCGCTCACGCATGGATAAGGAGGCCGAATGGCTGTCGCAATCCGAGTAA
- the hisF gene encoding imidazole glycerol phosphate synthase subunit HisF → MAVAIRVIPCLDVDQGRVVKGVNFQGLVDAGDPVELAARYDAEGADELTFLDVSASKDGRGTMLDVVRRTADQVFIPLTVGGGVRSAEDVDQLLRAGADKVSVNTSAIARPELLRELSQRFGAQCIVLSVDARRVPEGGTPQPSGFEVTTHGGSRSAGIDAIEWAKQGEALGVGEILLNSMDGDGTKQGFDLDLLAAVREAVSIPVIASGGAGKAEDFPPAVEAGANAVLAASIFHFGEVSIGQVKEALIDAEYEVRQ, encoded by the coding sequence ATGGCTGTCGCAATCCGAGTAATCCCGTGTTTGGACGTCGACCAAGGCCGTGTGGTGAAAGGCGTGAACTTTCAAGGGCTTGTCGACGCCGGCGACCCAGTCGAACTTGCTGCTCGCTACGATGCCGAGGGCGCAGACGAACTTACCTTCCTCGACGTCTCTGCCTCCAAAGACGGCCGCGGCACCATGCTCGATGTGGTCCGCAGAACCGCAGACCAAGTCTTTATTCCGCTCACCGTGGGAGGGGGAGTAAGAAGCGCCGAAGACGTAGACCAGCTCTTGCGCGCCGGCGCCGATAAGGTCAGCGTGAACACCTCTGCCATTGCACGCCCAGAGCTACTGCGTGAGCTTTCCCAGCGCTTTGGTGCCCAATGCATCGTATTAAGCGTCGATGCTAGGCGCGTGCCCGAAGGCGGAACCCCACAGCCTTCTGGCTTTGAGGTCACCACCCACGGCGGCTCGCGTTCTGCAGGCATCGATGCCATCGAGTGGGCCAAACAAGGCGAAGCACTCGGCGTTGGAGAAATTCTGCTCAACTCCATGGACGGCGATGGCACCAAACAAGGCTTCGATCTAGACCTGCTGGCCGCGGTACGAGAAGCGGTGAGCATTCCCGTGATCGCCTCAGGAGGCGCCGGCAAAGCCGAAGATTTCCCGCCAGCAGTTGAAGCCGGTGCCAATGCCGTGCTTGCCGCTTCAATTTTCCACTTCGGAGAAGTAAGCATCGGGCAGGTAAAAGAAGCGCTCATCGATGCTGAATACGAGGTGCGCCAATGA
- the hisI gene encoding phosphoribosyl-AMP cyclohydrolase, translating into MSELQPADAVLDPAIAQRVRFNAQGLVPAVVQSTEGEVLMLAWMDEHALAYTIATRKGTYYSRSRKEYWIKGLTSGHTQYVHEVRLDCDGDTVLLTITQQGAACHTGSRTCFDADLVLGSE; encoded by the coding sequence ATGAGCGAACTGCAACCAGCCGATGCCGTGCTAGACCCGGCCATTGCCCAAAGGGTGCGTTTTAATGCTCAAGGGCTCGTACCTGCGGTGGTGCAGTCCACAGAAGGCGAGGTGCTCATGCTCGCCTGGATGGATGAACACGCCCTGGCCTACACCATTGCTACCCGCAAAGGCACCTACTATTCGCGTTCGCGCAAAGAATATTGGATCAAGGGGCTAACCTCCGGGCACACCCAATATGTGCACGAGGTTCGCCTCGACTGCGATGGCGATACGGTGCTGTTGACGATCACCCAGCAAGGCGCTGCCTGCCACACCGGCAGCAGAACCTGCTTTGATGCCGACTTGGTGTTAGGAAGCGAATGA
- a CDS encoding TIGR02234 family membrane protein: MKKTAALLLAIAAGMLGGAASMTWFDVTAQDDKSGVIETSVSGATWSKEVTAIALALAAACIAGLALRRTGRRIIGIAAAALSALGALPFIGVLSSEADPERMHKLLSERDDQGVAVLTNWAQINQIDLHPTGPILGLVACAIGVFAGVLLAVRPGQEQRDKYERTQMREEELAQDPDSERALWDAIDADIDPTDREAKPK; the protein is encoded by the coding sequence ATGAAAAAGACAGCAGCCTTATTGCTCGCTATAGCCGCCGGGATGTTGGGCGGCGCTGCGTCAATGACGTGGTTTGATGTAACCGCCCAGGACGATAAATCCGGCGTGATTGAAACCAGCGTCAGCGGAGCTACCTGGTCTAAAGAAGTCACCGCGATCGCTTTGGCCTTGGCTGCCGCCTGCATCGCTGGCCTAGCGCTCAGGCGCACTGGCCGGCGCATCATTGGCATTGCCGCTGCCGCGTTGAGCGCATTGGGGGCGCTGCCGTTTATTGGCGTGCTAAGCAGCGAGGCTGATCCAGAGCGCATGCACAAGCTGTTAAGCGAGCGTGACGATCAAGGCGTGGCGGTGCTGACCAACTGGGCGCAAATCAACCAGATTGATCTGCACCCCACCGGCCCGATCCTTGGGCTGGTTGCCTGCGCGATTGGTGTTTTTGCCGGCGTCTTGCTTGCCGTGCGCCCAGGTCAAGAGCAGCGAGATAAGTATGAACGCACGCAGATGCGCGAGGAAGAATTAGCCCAAGATCCCGATTCTGAGCGCGCATTGTGGGATGCCATTGATGCCGATATCGATCCGACCGATCGCGAGGCGAAGCCGAAATAA
- the trpC gene encoding indole-3-glycerol phosphate synthase TrpC — MASVFHEIISDVKGDVAAREARVSFVEIKARSRACPAPRDVMATLEQPGCEVIAEIKRATPAKGVLARIEKPVQLAQALVDGGAALIACHTDPKRFMGSLEEMAAISAAIDVPVLCRDFIVDPYQIHEARCYGADMLTLRPAMLDQARLSALIDRTESLGMTALVEVRNPEEADRAIAAGASVVGVNARDFATMELNMEAFATIAPGLPKHMFRIALSGVRSAKELLSYAASGADAVVIGESIVTAEHPREACRVLVAAGRHPACPSR; from the coding sequence ATGGCTTCGGTGTTTCACGAGATCATCAGCGACGTCAAAGGGGACGTCGCCGCTCGGGAAGCTCGCGTATCTTTTGTTGAGATCAAGGCCCGTTCGCGAGCCTGCCCCGCCCCAAGGGACGTGATGGCCACCCTCGAGCAACCAGGCTGCGAGGTAATTGCCGAAATTAAACGCGCCACCCCCGCCAAGGGTGTGTTGGCAAGAATCGAAAAACCAGTACAACTTGCCCAGGCGCTCGTTGATGGGGGAGCAGCGCTGATTGCCTGCCACACCGACCCCAAGCGCTTTATGGGGTCTTTAGAAGAAATGGCCGCCATTAGCGCCGCCATTGATGTGCCGGTGTTGTGCCGCGACTTTATCGTCGATCCCTACCAAATCCACGAAGCCCGTTGCTATGGCGCCGATATGCTCACCTTGCGCCCGGCGATGTTGGATCAGGCCAGATTGAGTGCGTTGATCGACCGCACGGAATCTTTGGGCATGACGGCGTTAGTAGAGGTGCGAAACCCTGAAGAGGCCGACCGCGCCATTGCTGCTGGGGCGTCGGTAGTTGGTGTCAATGCTCGAGATTTTGCCACCATGGAGCTGAATATGGAGGCCTTTGCCACCATTGCGCCCGGCTTGCCAAAGCACATGTTCCGCATCGCTTTATCGGGTGTGCGAAGTGCCAAAGAATTACTCAGCTACGCTGCTAGTGGAGCAGATGCGGTGGTGATTGGCGAAAGTATCGTCACCGCCGAGCACCCGCGTGAAGCATGCAGGGTGTTGGTTGCTGCCGGGCGTCATCCGGCGTGCCCTTCGCGTTAA